CATAGGTCAGCGAATTAAAATACATACCGCCATCATACTGCCAATGGGTTCGTGCCAGTGTGCCCGGGAAACCATAAATCACTTCAGATGGCATCAATGCATTTGTATAGTCGAAAGGCGCATCCCATCTGTTATCAAGTGCATAACTACCATATTTACCGCTAATGATATCCCGGCATACCGCTTCGCATTCCGCAAACTTATCAGTACCAGTATAGACTTTTGCATTCAGATATAACCTTGCCAATAATGACGCCGCACCGGCTTTAGTCCATCGTCCGATGCCCTGATTGCTCAACTGAGCGCGTATAGGCAAGCCAGGTAAAGCCTCAGTTAGTTCTTTTTCAATATAGGCAAAGGTTTCCTGAGGTGTAGATTGAGGATTACCCTGTGTAGAATTCTTTACATCAGTAATAATTTCTATGTTCCGGTAAAAATCAAATGCTCTCAGGTAAAACCAAGCTCTAAGGGTGCGCAGTTCAGCTTTAAAATCTGTCAGCTCTTCGGTTTTCACGCCCAGCTTAACGGGATCAGTTATGCTCTCCATATCCTGTAGTGAATTGGTAGCTAGTACAATACCCTGGTAAAAATTGGTCCAGACCCCGCTTGTGAAGCCATCTACCGAGGTCCATGTATGATAATGCATACGCTGATATTCACCACCATTTTGCCAGTCACCCTGACGGTTATAAGTACCTATTTCATCTGTGCTATTCTCTGTGGCAGCATACAAATCATTACCCTGTATACTCCAGTATCCATGCTCAAAAGGGCGAAGGAAGTCACGTATAACATCGTCACGCCTGGTAAGAAACCCGGCGGCGTCAACTTTATCGTATACTTTTTCATCAAGCTTTGTGCAGCAATTAAATAGGATTGACAACAAGAAAGCACTGCTATATAATTTATATGTTTTCATAATCGAAGTTTAAAATGTGGCCTGTAGTCCAAAGATCACCTGTAAAGTAGAAGGATAATAACTCAATGTTCCGTTTCCATCGCCGTCAGTTCTCAGACCTGGCCTTAAGCCATTAACCTGTATCTGATCGGGATCTCCGCCTGTGTAGGCTGTAAAAGTATGTAGGTTCCTTGCCGCAGTATATACCCGTACAGATTTAAGATACCTGGATTTTAGAGGCTGTGTATAGCCAAGCGAAACGTTGTCTATCTTTAGGAACGCACCCGACTCCAGGAAATAATCTGAGGCAATAGAAGTGGTCGCGCTATTGGTTAGTTTTGAATATTTGCTATCCACATTATAAGCTGATTTAAGCACATTTGCATCCGACTGAGCCGAAGGTGTACCTAAATAAAAGGCAGGAGTATTGAAGATCTTATAGCCAAAAGATCCGCGTAAAAAGATATTCAGATCAAATCGCTTATACTGAAAGCTATTGTTAAATGATCCTGTTAACTTTGGCAAACCGTTGCCAACAAATTGCTTGTCATCACTTGATGCCTGATTCGCGGGTACAACTGAACCATCTTTTCTGTAAACCAGCAAGGCACCCGTTTCGTCCACACCAGCCGATCGTAGCATGTAAAACTCTCCAATCCTGTGACCCTCCTGTATACGCTGTATTGTTCCCGGCGAGCCTGGTGCAGGCAGTGAGCCTACATCCTGGAAGACGGCACCTTTGTATAACGCATTAGAAAACGAAAGGAACTTGTTATCATTAAAAGCTACGGCAACACTTGCAGTATAGCTGAAAGCATCACTCTTAATTATACTTCCATTAAGGGTGATCTCAACACCGCTATTTCGCATCGTACCTACATTAGTAAAGGTTTGTGACTGTGAATTCGGTGGCAGGGGTACATTATAATACCCAAGCAGGTCTTTATTAGTTCGTCTATAGTAATCAATTGAACCATTAAGCCTGCTGTTAAATAATGTAAAATCAATTCCAGCATTAAAATTCACCGACTTCTCCCAACTCAAGTCGGGGTTGATATTGGAAGATGGTCCATAAACCTGATAAGGTATGCCATTAAAAGGGAAATAGCCCGCGCCGCTGTACAACAACTGAGACAAATAATTTCCAAAATCCTGATTACCTGTCACACCATAATCAGCCCTTACTTTCAATTCATTTATCCAGGGCAGGCTTCCCTTCATGAAATCTTCTTCAGAAACGCGCCAGGCCCCTGAAACTGCCGGGAAATTACCCCATTTATGATTGTTTCCAAATTTAGTAGATCCCTCATGTCTTAAACTAACAGTTAAGATATAACGATTATCATAATCATAATTCAGCCTGCCAAAGAAAGCAATCAATTTAGAACTGTTTTGTGTAGAGCCGACTGCGGATTGTCCCTGCCCGGCAGCCCCGCCATTATAAAGTCCTGAACCCAGATTGTTCCAGAGGTAACTGTCAAATGGGAAATCATAATTTTGTGCAGAAAATTGCTTGTAATTATAAGCTGAAAAAGAGTAGCCGCCAAGTAATTTGAAATGATGCTTATTCAGGTTAAGATTATAGTTGCCTGTCCACTCCACATTCTTCTGGTCATTTTCTTCCTGACTCTGTTTAGCAAAGTTGGTTTGAGTAGTTTTATTAGCATGAACAATAGTTGAAAGGGTAGAGGGGCTGAAATTCATGCCTCTTGCCGAGCGGCTGATTTGTGAAATCGTTATCATTGAACTCAAACCCTTCAAAAGCTTTGCTTTTAATGAGGCATTGATATCCATTTCCTTAATATCGCCGTCTGACTTAATCAGCTTTCCATTCTCGACAGGATTATTGGAAAAGAAGCCGGTATTGATATAATTATACTTTCCTTGCTCATCATAAATGGGGTAGGTAGGGTTAAGTGTCAGCGCATTATTGAAGTTTCCCTCATCGGCATTACTTGTATTCATGTAACGCGGTGCAATATTCAATGTTCCGGTAAACATATCGTTGTCTGTGGTATGGCTGATACTCACCCTTGCACCATATTCTCTTTTATGAGCCCTGAGGTCAATACCATCCGCATTTCGATAGTCTGCCGAAGCAAAATAATTTGTTTTTTCAGAACCCCCCGACATTTGAATGGTATGTTTCTGGCTAAAGGCCGGTGAATTAGTTACAGCTTTCATCCAGTCAGTTCGTGCGCCATAATCCTGACCCAGCTTGTTTTGAACGCGGTTGGTGACAAATTCTTCAGGCGACAGGTTATGCAGCCGGTTGGTCACATAATCAAAACTTGCATAGCCGTCATAGAACATATGCGACTGCGAAGTTCCTTTTTTAGTCGTAACAATAATCACCCCGTTACTGCCACGCGTTCCATAGATAGCAGAGGCAGCACCACCTTTCAGTACATCTATACTTTCGATATCGTTCTGGTTGATATTATCAATATTCCCACCCGGAACACCATTCACAACATACAATGGACCCAAACCAGCATTGCGTGAAGAAGCTCCGCGAAGCTGGAGAGATGGGCTTGAATTTGGGTCACCGCTGGCAGTATTAGTAATAATTAATCCTGCAACTTTGCCCTGCAATGACATCAACGGGTTATTGGCAGAGACCGGTAACAGGTCTTTCCCGGATACGTGAGTAATTGCACTAGATACCTCTCGCTTGTCGAGCGTACCATAACCAACACTAACTACGACTACTTCACTAAGCTCATTGCTTGCCTGAGTAAGGGATACGTTCATTTCATTTCCTTCAGGCAAGTCTATCGTACGGGAAGTATAGCCAATAAAGGTAAAAGAAAGACGTGTTGCAGATGGAGGTACTTTGAGCGTAAATCTTCCCGCAGCATCAGTGAGCGTGCCCGCTGCGGTTCCTTTTACGGTAACGCTCACACCGGCTAAAGGTAGCTGATCTGTAGTACTCACCCTGCCGGTAATTGTTCGGTTCTGGGCGAATACAGTGGTCGATAGTAACATAAAAAGCACGATTGCGCTCAGATAGGGTACAAGTCTTTTTTTCATACAGAAATATTTGGTTGAAGCGTAGGTTCGCTGAAACGATGCAAGTAAGGCGGTTGAAGAGTTAATTACAAGCAGAACGGATGGTGGTCATCAAAAATCTAAGTTTTAAAACTTGTAATCGGCTAACAGTCATTAGTTTGAGAAATTATTTGAGTTGTAAAATCTAACTTTTATTCTTCATTTGAGGCGAGTTCAATGCTCATAATCTGCTGTTCAAAGTCATCGGCAGTCACCAATGCTTTTGATTTTGCGCGGAAACGATAAGTATAAACTGTATTAACAGTATATTGAAGAATAGAAGCGATCATTTCATTCTTGTTAATACCTAATCTCATCAGCGCAAATATTCGTAACTGTGCATTTAATGCACCTGTGGATTTCGGTCTGATCCGATCCTCTTCCCCAAACATTGAGTTTACCGAATTAACAAAATCAGGAAATAATTTGAGGAAAATTCTATCAAACGTAGCGAAAAATTCGTGCCGCTCTGACGGAATATCTACCTGGTCCAGAAGCCGGAGCAATTCATCAACACTACCCGATTTCGCTTTGCGCTGCGCATTAATTTTAAGTTTGTCCAGTTTCGCAATGTACCTTGACAACTCGCTGAAAAAATAGCCGATATACTCTTCTTTAATCCTCCCTGCTTCCCATAACTGCTGATTTTTTCCTGCAAGTACACGATTTGTTTCCCTGATTATCTGCTCTGCTGCCCTTACTTTTTTGAGTTGTATAAAAACGATAAAGCAAAGGAGCGTTACAATTATTGCAAATCCGGCAATGCAGCTAAAGTAAATCAGAAAAAGATGTCGTTCCTCTGCTGCCAGCCTGTCCCGTACTGCTGCTACCGTTGAAAGCATATGGGTCACTTGATAACGTTGCATACGTCCGCCAAATTTGTTCGCTTGCTGCAAAGCCTGTTGCAGAAAAAAGTAAGCTTCATCAATTTGCCCCTGTTCATACAAGGCCGTACCGAGATTAAGTAATGCCAACGCTCTATAGGTAGAAGTTTGAAGATCATTTATAGCTGCTGTAGCTAACAACCTGATTTTTTCCTGCCCCCTTCGATATTTACTCAACCCGGTTACAACCATGGCTTCTTCGTGCGAGCTAAGTTTGCGTTTAAAGAGGTTAAGAAAATAGTAAGAGGGGTTGCGCCCGTGTTTTGGTTGTTGCTGTGCTTCTAAAATAGCATGTTCAAAAGTTCCAGGCTCGCATAAGGATATAGCGGAATCCAGGTAGAGGTACTTTTTGCGCAGGTCATCAGGCGCATAAATCTTGTCGTCATTGTATTTTGCGAGATCAGAGTAGGCCCATGAATATAAAATGTAATAGGATTTCTTAACTGTGCTATCCAACAGGCGTGGATTTGTTTCCCGCAGGCAATCAAACGTTTCCTTGAACATTCCCGCAGTGATTAATGTCGTCCCCAATCGCAAACGATTCTCCGCCAGCTTTTTCTTATCGTGCATAGCAATGCTTAGCTGCATCAGCTTTCTTGCATAGAGGTAAGTAGAATCAAACTGGTAATCCCGAAATATCTCGTACAATGCTACTGCCGCTTTATATTCCTGCACACGATCCAGCTTCTTCGATAATTGATATGCCTTTCGGAGTTTTGATATTTTATATTCAGCTTTCTTGTCATAGCGCTCCTTTCCTGCAATTTCTGTTTTTAATACGGTCAATAAACTATCTGCCGGAGTTACAGAAAATACTTTAAAAGGAAAAATAAGGAGGATAAGGATCAATGAAATACACTGGCTCATAAAAAATGGTTAGATCGCAAATCTAAACGATAATTTTATACTGCCCTTAAGTTCAACTCGTAATAGGTAGCGCTGATCAGTTTAAAGGATTCAGAGCTTCTTTCAATTCGCATCTTTAGGTTAGGAATTACACCTCTGTAAAGTCTTTATGTAAAGTGGCCCCCAAAGTTTTTGTCCAACTTTGGGGGCCACTTCAAAATAATAGCTCTTTTTTTATAAATTAAAAATCAGCTTAGAATGTAAATCTTAAAGCCAGGCCAAACCTTCCGGCCTCACTACCAAGAAATGGATTGTCACCAACATATATACTTGGTCTCCAGTCAAACGCCAATGCCAAAGGCGCACCTCTGAATTTATAGTCTAAACCAACAACAGGAACTAAATAAAATGCAGTGTAGTTCTCATTAGAAAAGAATCTTTTTCTATCATAAATCTGCACTTTTGGTCCTCCACCAATGTACCAATCAAGTCCGCGTGCACCTTTAATAGGGGCATTGTATTGCAGAAAAGCCTGAAGTACAGTTGTGTTTC
The sequence above is drawn from the Pedobacter cryoconitis genome and encodes:
- a CDS encoding RagB/SusD family nutrient uptake outer membrane protein, which gives rise to MKTYKLYSSAFLLSILFNCCTKLDEKVYDKVDAAGFLTRRDDVIRDFLRPFEHGYWSIQGNDLYAATENSTDEIGTYNRQGDWQNGGEYQRMHYHTWTSVDGFTSGVWTNFYQGIVLATNSLQDMESITDPVKLGVKTEELTDFKAELRTLRAWFYLRAFDFYRNIEIITDVKNSTQGNPQSTPQETFAYIEKELTEALPGLPIRAQLSNQGIGRWTKAGAASLLARLYLNAKVYTGTDKFAECEAVCRDIISGKYGSYALDNRWDAPFDYTNALMPSEVIYGFPGTLARTHWQYDGGMYFNSLTYDAAPLYCGFTDFGQANPRYAMQPGRDVDSVEYSFELGKPFVKFQRYPDDVRLKKYRNLGNSTREGMFLYGYLPFTRNVNGVSKEDTVRGNKGPYALFIRDQVGMFLDAKPGTKITDKQSNMNHADHNSGVFFVKYPLYPTPDPNRITSAYAEVRLSEVYYTLAECLYRKGDKAGAAGLLNQVRKRNFPAGSPSLYRSDGSQLTDQEMLDEWGREFFGENRRRTDLIRWGVFSTGTWWDKKPDADKHTEIFPIGRDILNVNPQLKQNPGY
- a CDS encoding SusC/RagA family TonB-linked outer membrane protein, coding for MKKRLVPYLSAIVLFMLLSTTVFAQNRTITGRVSTTDQLPLAGVSVTVKGTAAGTLTDAAGRFTLKVPPSATRLSFTFIGYTSRTIDLPEGNEMNVSLTQASNELSEVVVVSVGYGTLDKREVSSAITHVSGKDLLPVSANNPLMSLQGKVAGLIITNTASGDPNSSPSLQLRGASSRNAGLGPLYVVNGVPGGNIDNINQNDIESIDVLKGGAASAIYGTRGSNGVIIVTTKKGTSQSHMFYDGYASFDYVTNRLHNLSPEEFVTNRVQNKLGQDYGARTDWMKAVTNSPAFSQKHTIQMSGGSEKTNYFASADYRNADGIDLRAHKREYGARVSISHTTDNDMFTGTLNIAPRYMNTSNADEGNFNNALTLNPTYPIYDEQGKYNYINTGFFSNNPVENGKLIKSDGDIKEMDINASLKAKLLKGLSSMITISQISRSARGMNFSPSTLSTIVHANKTTQTNFAKQSQEENDQKNVEWTGNYNLNLNKHHFKLLGGYSFSAYNYKQFSAQNYDFPFDSYLWNNLGSGLYNGGAAGQGQSAVGSTQNSSKLIAFFGRLNYDYDNRYILTVSLRHEGSTKFGNNHKWGNFPAVSGAWRVSEEDFMKGSLPWINELKVRADYGVTGNQDFGNYLSQLLYSGAGYFPFNGIPYQVYGPSSNINPDLSWEKSVNFNAGIDFTLFNSRLNGSIDYYRRTNKDLLGYYNVPLPPNSQSQTFTNVGTMRNSGVEITLNGSIIKSDAFSYTASVAVAFNDNKFLSFSNALYKGAVFQDVGSLPAPGSPGTIQRIQEGHRIGEFYMLRSAGVDETGALLVYRKDGSVVPANQASSDDKQFVGNGLPKLTGSFNNSFQYKRFDLNIFLRGSFGYKIFNTPAFYLGTPSAQSDANVLKSAYNVDSKYSKLTNSATTSIASDYFLESGAFLKIDNVSLGYTQPLKSRYLKSVRVYTAARNLHTFTAYTGGDPDQIQVNGLRPGLRTDGDGNGTLSYYPSTLQVIFGLQATF
- a CDS encoding DUF6377 domain-containing protein, with translation MSQCISLILILLIFPFKVFSVTPADSLLTVLKTEIAGKERYDKKAEYKISKLRKAYQLSKKLDRVQEYKAAVALYEIFRDYQFDSTYLYARKLMQLSIAMHDKKKLAENRLRLGTTLITAGMFKETFDCLRETNPRLLDSTVKKSYYILYSWAYSDLAKYNDDKIYAPDDLRKKYLYLDSAISLCEPGTFEHAILEAQQQPKHGRNPSYYFLNLFKRKLSSHEEAMVVTGLSKYRRGQEKIRLLATAAINDLQTSTYRALALLNLGTALYEQGQIDEAYFFLQQALQQANKFGGRMQRYQVTHMLSTVAAVRDRLAAEERHLFLIYFSCIAGFAIIVTLLCFIVFIQLKKVRAAEQIIRETNRVLAGKNQQLWEAGRIKEEYIGYFFSELSRYIAKLDKLKINAQRKAKSGSVDELLRLLDQVDIPSERHEFFATFDRIFLKLFPDFVNSVNSMFGEEDRIRPKSTGALNAQLRIFALMRLGINKNEMIASILQYTVNTVYTYRFRAKSKALVTADDFEQQIMSIELASNEE